GTTTCAGCATTCCATCCTATGAGAAGCATTAACAATCATTATACAATCATGAAGCTGAAAGAGACATAGAATCAGGCAATTGATGTCAAGGGATGGGACGCAAATGCACACTGAGTAAAAAGATACAACCTACAAGAAAAACTATACTTTGCGAAAAGGATAAATAAAACAGATTATGAGAACAACCTTTGATGTTTTTTCATAAAGAGTAATCTCGTCAAAGAAATAATCGAAAATACATCTTACAAAAGATGATTTATTTCAACTGACCTGATGAATACCACTTTCATGAGCAAAAGCATTCGCTCCTACAATAGCCTTATGGGGCTGCGTTTGCATTCCAGTGTAATCTTCCACCtgataaatcaaaattaatatatgttttcacaAATGTAAAAAATGAAGTTCAGAATCGTTACCATCTTGCTTGTCATAACAATGTGCCGAGTATCAATGCCAGTAAACAGACCTCCTAACACATGATCTCCACGGCATTTTATGGCCATCACAACCTACATTAATACGAAAAAGCATCAGGTCTAGATTAAGCATCCAATTGCAGCACAAGCAGAACATAAACTGAAACTCTaaatgctcttttttttttatcaaattaaagaAACTCTGACCTCTTCCAGTGAAGCGTTTCCAGCTCTTTCACCAATTCCATTGATGGTCACTTCTACCTGCCTCGCACCAGCATGTGCTCCctgaacccaaaaaaaaaaaggtttaccACCACATTAGCATTACATACCTACACACAACcatacatataagaaaaaaaaaagacatacagATAAAGTGTTGGCGGTAGAGAGTCCAAGATCATTCTGACAATGCGTCGAGATGACAACGTTCTCGATCCCAGGAGTATTAGCCTTTAAATCAGCAATCAACTGACCAAACTCACTAGGCAAAGTGATACCAACAGTATCAGGAATATTAAGCGTCGTCGCTCCAGCTTTTATCACTTCTCCAAGAATCTCATACAAAAACTCTCTCTCCGATCTAttcaacaattaaaataaatatatacagtTACGGAGAAAGTGAAAGCTTGTTAATCAAGATTAGAActaactataattaaataaataaaagattattAAACCCCACCTTCCTGCATCTTCAGGACTAAACTCCACGTCATCACACCCCAAGCTCCTAGCGAACCTAACCATGCTCCTCGCGATCTCGATGACTTCTTGTTTACTCTTCTTGAGCTTATACTCCAAGTGAATATCACTCGTGGCGATGAACGTATGGATCCTAGGCCGTTTGGCGTATCTCACAGCCTCCCAAGCCGTCTGGATATCTTTCTTGTTACACCTCGAGAGACCGCAGATGACGGGGACGTAACCGTTCTCGTCGACCGCGTTTCCGACGGTTTCGGAAATGGTCTTGACCGCCTCGAAGTCGTCTTTGGACGCGGCGGGGAACCCGGCCTCGATGATGTCGACGCCGAGCTTCGCGAGCTGGCGCGCGATGTCGAGCTTCTCCTTGGAGGTGAGCGTGGCGCCGGGGGACTGCTCGCCGTCGCGGAGGGTGGTGTCGAAGATGCGGACGTAGTTGGGGTCGGAAATGCGGTTGGGGATGTAGTCCgggcggcggcggcggagggGGTGAGGGGGGAGAGGGGGTGGTGGATCTGAGATGGAGCAGGAGAGGCGGAGGGAGGCGGAGGAGGagcggcggtggtggtggtggtggggggATGGTGGGAAGCGGAACGAGAGAGGTGTGGTGGTGGTGATTGTTGAGGAGAAGGTGGGGAGAGAAGGTGATGATGAGAGTGTAGGGTTTCTGAGAAGGGAAGACGCCATTGGAGACGATGTGAGAAGAATGGTAAacctaaagagagagagagagagatgaaggtTTGAACGTGGCGGCGGCAGCTACTTGGTTCAGCTCTATCTGTTCGTTCGTGTCACTCTTCTCTTTACTTTGacaaaaacaaatctttttttttggtcccACTTGAATATTCTCCACTTAAAAAATGAGTACGACaacttttttatactttaaagTTTAAACGGCGTCGTTACAATATAAAGGTAAAAGGTTTACCGATTTGCCGGCAACGATAAGGACGATGAGTCGATTGAACAGTTTAGAAAGGACGTAGAACCATGAGATTCACCAATAAGcattgaagaagaaaaagacatgGAGATGGAAAGttgttaaaacataattttaaatgaaCTTAACATGTCACATTGTTGGTCAACATTGTGAAGCGGACATTGACTGATCAAGTATTTCATCTTTAGATCCGGAATTTTACTGATATATCCTCAAAAAAGTTTATCTTGGAATGATGATACATGAGGTGGTGTACGGTACACCGTGTACCCTACTTAGCTACAAACCCATCTGCACAAATCTATACTGTAATAGTTAGGCCCGCGTATGGTCCCAGATGCATATGTTTTCCTAATCTTTTTCCTAACACAGTTGAATAACGAAAGTATAAAATCAGAGCAATTAGCCCAAGGCAATATTTGGATTAGGCTTTAGCTCCCCCAAAATTATTTGGGCTTTTGGTGAACACTTGGGTTGTGGTATGATTGCAACCATTTTAATAGTAGCAATTTTCAAGGACTGTCAACGCTATACCGTTATCTATTGTTAATTTCCAATTATGAAGGTGGGTTGTATTACTTTATTCTCGACTTTCAGATCATTGGTTATGGTCCtatggtttaaatgttttgttgaCATTTTCTTCTACATTTTTGTGACGTGAGGTTCAGTGAAATTTATTTACCCACACATTTAGAAAAATAGATGGCTACAAGTCTAATATCTTAATTCAATACTTTTGTTTCATGAAAGTCATGATCATAAACATATAGATTGTGATAAGTCACGACTTGCTAAGTATAAAGTACTTAAAATACTTAGTTTTAAATAAGCCAAGTGTTtggtatgtttttgtttttctcattGGTCAATGAGtgtatattatgtttattttgcCTGTGTATTTGGATAAGTCATAACTTgccaaagaaataaaattgaaagaGGAGCGTGAGAGATCGTGTCCAATTAAATACTAAAGAATTCACCTGATTtagtttttagttatatatttacgtttctttaaaaataaaaataaaaatatcacactttataaaaaaaaaggttaaattgCTTATACATGTGGTCAAAAATGCAGAATTGTTATACATGAGATTTGTGATTTGTCAAAACTAATTGATCATTAAGACGGAACAGAACTAAGCATCACGATTATTGGGAAGTTTTTAGAGTGGGGTTTTTAGCGAAATATAAAAActcgtctcttaatttttaactaaaaaaactaagaaccgtctcttaaaactcttatttaagaaccggttcttagtttttttagttaaaagttaagagtcaAGTTCTTATATTCCGGTAAGAACCTCACCTTAACTTTAAGAACCCTCCAATAATCTCTAAGCGAAATTCCTTGTGGGCACCATTTCCACTGCTCATGCGTAGACAAATGGTAGCAATGGATCGTGAGGAAGTCTAGAAGAAACAGCTTTCCTTATTCGTGACCCACATAACATTTAATCGAAGGAACTTAAGGGTCCTCCAAAGGTAAAACAATACTGGTGCTTTTAGATATAACTAGATCCTGATCCTGATCCACAGCGCGGAtataaattttcagtttttaataatttattttattaaatgatg
The window above is part of the Brassica napus cultivar Da-Ae chromosome C8, Da-Ae, whole genome shotgun sequence genome. Proteins encoded here:
- the LOC106436775 gene encoding 2-isopropylmalate synthase 1, chloroplastic-like, with product MASSLLRNPTLSSSPSLPTFSSTITTTTPLSFRFPPSPHHHHHRRSSSASLRLSCSISDPPPPLPPHPLRRRRPDYIPNRISDPNYVRIFDTTLRDGEQSPGATLTSKEKLDIARQLAKLGVDIIEAGFPAASKDDFEAVKTISETVGNAVDENGYVPVICGLSRCNKKDIQTAWEAVRYAKRPRIHTFIATSDIHLEYKLKKSKQEVIEIARSMVRFARSLGCDDVEFSPEDAGRSEREFLYEILGEVIKAGATTLNIPDTVGITLPSEFGQLIADLKANTPGIENVVISTHCQNDLGLSTANTLSGAHAGARQVEVTINGIGERAGNASLEEVVMAIKCRGDHVLGGLFTGIDTRHIVMTSKMVEDYTGMQTQPHKAIVGANAFAHESGIHQDGMLKHKGTYEIICPEEIGLERSNDAGIVLGKLSGRHALKDRLTELGYVLDDEQLSTIFWRFKSVAEQKKRVTDADIIALVSDEVFQPEAVWKLLDIQITCGTLGLSTATVKLADADGKEHCACSMGTGPVDSAYKAVDLIVKEPATLLEYSMNAVTEGIDAIATTRVLVRGNNTYTSTNAITGEEVLRTFSGTGAGMDIVVSSVKAYVGALNKMLDFKEKSPKKVPSRNIKVTA